TATAATCTTCCACTCCGGCTTATACCAGATTATGGCACCGCCAATCATAACCCCTACACTTTGTATGGAATCCCCCAGTACGTGAAGATAAGCCCCTTGTACGTTTATGTTCCGTTGTTTCTTTGGCCTAGTTCCTCCATCTGATTTAATTTCACCTTCTAAATGAGAGCTGAGAAGAGGCTCGGAATGGTCTGATTCATGATGGTGATGATGCTCTGCGTTCCCTCCTTCATTATGATGATGGTGATGTGTGGCTACACTCAGCCCATGGTTATGTGCATGACCATGATCCTCATGATCATGCTCGCCATGTCCATGTCCATGTCCATGATCATGGCTGTGGTCATGACCATGACTGTGACCGTGCTCGTGACCCAATAACAGTGCCATGGCAATATTGACAACCAAACCGAATGCAGAAACAACAAACATGAGAAATCCCTGAACTTCACCTGTCTCGTTTACAAGTCTAGCTATAGCTTCGTACACGAGGATTCCAGCAAGAAGCCATATCATTTGGATGGAAATCAGTGCTCCTAGTATCTCAATCCTGAAAAAGCCGTAAGATTGGCGTGGATTAGCTTCCCAGCCCGATGCCCATAGTGAAAACAACGAGATTGCAAATGCTGCAACATCCGATAATAGATGGGCTGCATCAGTCAAAATAGCAAGACTGTTGGCTTTGATGCCTCCAACAACTTCTACACTCATGAAAATAACACAAAGCACAACAGCAATTAGAAGCTTCCGCATGGAATCCGATCGCTCCTTTGCATCTTTAGAACTGCTTTTAGAATCTGAAAATCCGCATGGTGCTTCCCCACAGATCTTGCTCCCACCTGGGCTTTTCTCTTCAGATCGTAAATCTCCATGAACTTCAATTACATGACGAGAATCAGAATTTTGCCCTTCCATCTGAATTTCaacaaacagaaacagaaaaatgTAACTCAAAATCGCATAATGAGTAAACAACATCACAAACATTCTATACAATATTATCAGTTTACATATCAAGTATCACTCTCAATTCCACATTTTGGCATCACTACCATTAGATTCAGACATATAATTTTGCTAAAACTTGTATGAGGAATCCTGTAATCATATAAAACATCTCTATATCAAAACATTACTCATGACAATCCATTTCTCTAGTCTACTACCCACATGGACATCCAGGAAAATCAAAGAAGATCCAATTAGAGGAGAAAAACCACTGTTTGTTAAATTTCATCTCTGTTTCAACTGTGTCCTTCAAATAAGAAACTGGTGACTGCCATTTGTTGTCTAGCAGTTTCTCATTCTATTCTGTTTGGCATCAAACCTTTTGACACCCTTATGAGCAAAGTGAGTTCTTTCTCCTTTCTCTGAGACTCAATTTCTACAGGTCTTCAAAATATAAACATCTAATAAACAAATTCCTCAACAGTAGCTCAATCTAGCCCAGTCAAAATTTCACTATACATATTGCtattaatcaaaataataaaacGAAAAGGCACATTAGATTTAACGATTTGTAATTGTTCTCCACATATTCAAACTGTATGAAGCaatgagaaaataaaaaaaccccaaaatcaaagtAAA
The DNA window shown above is from Euphorbia lathyris chromosome 1, ddEupLath1.1, whole genome shotgun sequence and carries:
- the LOC136210910 gene encoding metal tolerance protein 1-like — translated: MEGQNSDSRHVIEVHGDLRSEEKSPGGSKICGEAPCGFSDSKSSSKDAKERSDSMRKLLIAVVLCVIFMSVEVVGGIKANSLAILTDAAHLLSDVAAFAISLFSLWASGWEANPRQSYGFFRIEILGALISIQMIWLLAGILVYEAIARLVNETGEVQGFLMFVVSAFGLVVNIAMALLLGHEHGHSHGHDHSHDHGHGHGHGEHDHEDHGHAHNHGLSVATHHHHHNEGGNAEHHHHHESDHSEPLLSSHLEGEIKSDGGTRPKKQRNINVQGAYLHVLGDSIQSVGVMIGGAIIWYKPEWKIIDLICTLVFSVIVLGTTIRMLRNILEVLMESTPREIDATRLEKGLCEMDEVVAVHELHIWAITVGKVLLACHVKVKPDADADMVLDKVIDYIKREYNISHVTIQIERQ